The sequence CCATCATCACGCGGTAGCGGATCGGCTTCCAATCCTGCGGCAGCGGCGTTTCCCGGGTCGTGGCCTCGCGCAACGCGATGATCCCGTCGCGCGGCCGCAGCACGGTCGAGCGGCTCGGCGGATTGCTCCACTTCTTCCCGTCGAAGGTCGAGAACGCGACGCCGCGCCAGTGCAGGTTGGGATACAAGCCCTTCGCGTCGCCTTCGACGCGCACGTGCATCACGATCTCGCTCGACTGCTGGATCTGCCCGATCTGTCCCAGGTCGACCTCGTCAGGACTGAATCCGGTCGCCACCGAGCTGCGCGGCGCCAGCGCCGCCAGGTAGTTCGCCGAGATGCGCGGCAGCACGAAGAAGATCACCGTGCCCGCGGCCAGGATCGCCCCCACCAGCAGCACGGCCGTCCAGCTCAGCGCGCTCGGCAGCCGGTGCAGCTCGCCGTGCGCGCGCGCCACCTCCAGGCTGCGCCGCGCCGTCCGACGCATCTCGAATGCGATGGCGGTGGCGACCGCGACCAGCAGGAACGCCGCGAAGATCAGCAGGAATAGCGTGTCCACCGTCAGCGTGGCCGCCAGCAACACCTGTCCCAGCGCCAGCGCCGCCAGCCACGTCAGGTCGCGCTCCCGATGGATGGAGAACACCTTCACCGCCAGCGCGAAGAGCACCAGGTGCACGCTCGCGATCGAGAACGACCGTGAAAGGAAGAAGAAGTCCGCGACGTAGAACACGAAGTAGAAGATGGTGAAGCCGGTGGTCCAAAGCTCGCTGAGCGTGAGGACCTCGCGCTTCGCCAGCAGGTATCCGCGGTATCCGAACGCCGCGCCCGCCACCAGCAGGGAAAGCAGGTCCACCTTGCCGGTCCCGGCCAGGCAGAGGAACCCGGTGACGATGAGCAGGTAGAGCGCGAGGTCGAAATAGCGCTCGACTGGCGTCTGCTCCGGGCGGGTTAGGGTCGCGGTGGCCACTGAGCGGATAGTAGCAAGGACGGGCCGCGCACGGATGCTAGAATGAAACGTCAGGTATCGGGTCCCGCGCGACGCGTTCCCGCCAACCCCGCCAGGTCCGGAAGGAAGCAACGGTAACGGGCTCTTGCGTGCGCAGCGGGTTCCCCGGTGCCTGGCAAAAAACTGCTCTTGGCTATTGGCCCTTGGCTTCCGGCTTCCTCTTCGGCGAAGCAGCCGATTTTCCCGCAATCTCAAATCATCAAGCCAAGACCCAAAAGCCAAGAGCACGAGCGAAACGCTCGATCCCACCTGGAGACCGACTGTTGAAGACCCTCACGCGGGCGAAGATCACCGCGCTTGGCACCTACGTTCCGCCGCGCCTCCTCACCAACAAAGACCTCGAGAAGCTGGTCGAGACCTCCGACGAGTGGATCATGGAGCGCACCGGCATCCGCGAGCGCCACATCGTCGAGAAGGGCGTCGCCACCTCCGACCTGGCGGTCGAAGCCGCCCGGCAGGCGCTGGCCAACCGCGGCATCCAGCCCAAGGACGTCGAGGCCATCGTCGTAGGCACCGTCACCCCCGACATGCTCTTTCCCTCCACCGCGTGCCTGGTGCAGCACAAGCTGGGCGCGCAGGGCGCCTGGGGCTTCGACCTCTCTGCCGCGTGCTCCGCGTTCCCGTACTCGCTGCAGTGCGGCGCGCAGTTCATCATGTCGGGCGCGCACCGGAAGGTGCTGGTCATCGGCGCCGACGTGATGTCGTCCATCATCAATTACCAGGACCGCGCCACCTGCGTGATCTTCGGCGACGGCGCGGGCGCCGTCCTGCTCGAGCCCGCCGCCGAGAACGAGCCCGGCATCATCGACTTCCTGCACGAAGTCGATGGCTCCGGCGGCTGCTCGCTCTACATGCCCGGCGGCGGCAGCCTCCATCCCGCCAGCGCCGAGACCGTCGAGAAAAAGATGCACTACGTCCATCAAGACGGCCAGGCGGTCTTCAAGTACGCCGTGCGCAAGATGGCCGAAGTCTCCGAGAAGCTGCTCACGCGCAACGGCTTCACCGGCAAGGACGTGGCCTGCTTCATCCCGCACCAGGCCAACAAGCGCATCATCACCGCCACCGCCGATCGCCTCGGCATGCCCATGGAGCGCGTCATCATCAACATCGACCGCTACGGCAACACCACCGCCGGAACCATCCCGCTCGCCATGCACACCGCCATCGAGGAAGGGAAGATGAAGCAGGGCGACCTCGTCCTGCTCGCCTCGGTCGGCGCCGGATTCACTGTCGGCGCCACTCTGCTGCGTTGGGCGTTCTGACATCCGGGGAATGAGAAAGGCGGAGCCCGCGGGCTCCGCCTTTTGAACTTCTGCGCGCTATCGGATCTCGGGGAACTTCACCGTCACCTGCACCGTGCTCTCGACCGGCTCGCCGTTCAGCGTCGCCGGCTTGTACTTCCACTGCCGGACGGCCTGCGCCGCGGCGTCGCGCAGCAGCGTGTGACCGGAGAG comes from Terriglobales bacterium and encodes:
- a CDS encoding beta-ketoacyl-ACP synthase III, translating into MKTLTRAKITALGTYVPPRLLTNKDLEKLVETSDEWIMERTGIRERHIVEKGVATSDLAVEAARQALANRGIQPKDVEAIVVGTVTPDMLFPSTACLVQHKLGAQGAWGFDLSAACSAFPYSLQCGAQFIMSGAHRKVLVIGADVMSSIINYQDRATCVIFGDGAGAVLLEPAAENEPGIIDFLHEVDGSGGCSLYMPGGGSLHPASAETVEKKMHYVHQDGQAVFKYAVRKMAEVSEKLLTRNGFTGKDVACFIPHQANKRIITATADRLGMPMERVIINIDRYGNTTAGTIPLAMHTAIEEGKMKQGDLVLLASVGAGFTVGATLLRWAF